DNA sequence from the Hypnocyclicus thermotrophus genome:
TTCTGCAGATAATGCTATATTTGTAATAACTATTACTGTTACAATTGCAAAACCTAATCCTATTAAAAAGCCATTTAACCCTTTAATACCTGGTATTCCAGGATATCCTTTTGCACCTCCAGTAATTGTCATGTTTAATATTATAATTCTTATTATTTCTCCAAATCCTAATGTAACAATTGCTAAATAATCTCCCTTTAATCTTAAAGTTGGAAATCCTATTAAAAATCCAAAAAATCCAGCCAAGATAGCTCCGATTATAACAGATATAAATATTGGAAAATTATATTGAGTAGTTAAAATAGCACTTGTATATGCTCCGATTGCCATAAATCCTGCATGTCCTAAAGATAAATATCCCATTAATCCATTAATCACATTTAAACTAACTGCTAATATTATATTTATAGTAATTAATGTCATTATAAGTAATATGTATTGTTCCATAATACCCTCCTATACTTTTTCTTTTACATTTTTTCCAAAAATTCCACTTGGTTTTATTAATAATATTACAATTAAAATAGCAAATGCAATAGCATCTCTATAAGTCGAAGAAATATAACCAACAACTAAAGATTCAGATATTCCCATTATTAATCCTCCAATAACAGCCCCCGGAATACTTCCGATTCCACCTAAAACAGCTGCTACAAATGCTTTAATTCCAGGCATCATTCCCATTAATGGATCAATTTTATTAAATCTCATTCCTATTAAAATCCCTGCTGCTGCTGCTAATGCAGAACCAATCGCAAATGTAAAAGAAATTATTTTATTTACATCTATCCCCATTAATTCAGCAGTGCTTTTATCAAAAGAAACTGCTCTCATTGCTTTTCCTACTTTTGTATAATGAACTATTATTTCTAATAAAATCATTAATATGATTGAAACAAAAATAATAATAATTTGATGATTTGAAATTAAAATATTATCAGTAATATTATAAAATTTACTTGGAATTAATTGAGGGAAAGCTTTTGGATCACCACCAAATATTTTTATACCAGCATTTTGAATAAAAATAGAAACTCCAAGTGCTGTTAATAATACAGAAATTCTTGAAGCATTTCTTAAAGGCTTATATGCTAGTTTTTCTATAATAATACCAACTAATGCAGTTAAAAACATAGATACAATTAATAATAATAAAAATATTATAATAGAATTCGAATTTATAAACTCACTCATATGTTTTAATCCTTTTGCTTGTTCAACAGCAACATTTGT
Encoded proteins:
- a CDS encoding branched-chain amino acid ABC transporter permease — translated: MFIQQLINGLSLGSIYALIALGYTMVYGILKLINFAHGEIYMIGTYIGYYFFRMTFVLGLAKKYAVNSKIAVNFLDKQEIISQNPKLLMKYIANNFNEFGIIKDSNFRKSITNVAVEQAKGLKHMSEFINSNSIIIFLLLLIVSMFLTALVGIIIEKLAYKPLRNASRISVLLTALGVSIFIQNAGIKIFGGDPKAFPQLIPSKFYNITDNILISNHQIIIIFVSIILMILLEIIVHYTKVGKAMRAVSFDKSTAELMGIDVNKIISFTFAIGSALAAAAGILIGMRFNKIDPLMGMMPGIKAFVAAVLGGIGSIPGAVIGGLIMGISESLVVGYISSTYRDAIAFAILIVILLIKPSGIFGKNVKEKV
- a CDS encoding branched-chain amino acid ABC transporter permease, with product MEQYILLIMTLITINIILAVSLNVINGLMGYLSLGHAGFMAIGAYTSAILTTQYNFPIFISVIIGAILAGFFGFLIGFPTLRLKGDYLAIVTLGFGEIIRIIILNMTITGGAKGYPGIPGIKGLNGFLIGLGFAIVTVIVITNIALSAEGRALLSIRENEIAAESMGVNITRYKIKAFIIGSLFAGLAGGLYAHLIQYVKPDNFNLYKTVDILLMVVLGGSGSITGSILAAIALTSISELLREFSEYRMLVYPLMLIILMLVRPNGILGKKEITDFISFKKKRGV